The region ATCGTCATCCGAAGTATTACAACAACCATCCCGAAAAAAACCTGTGAGCGGATTTGTGGAGCAGGGAACCAGAGGCCCGCCAAATACATTTAAAGATTCATCCATGTCCATAGGAATCTCAAACTAGGGAAAGAATCAAATCTGGGAAGACGAATCTGAGTTTAGAAGAGAAAAAAGATGGGGGTTTGCACCCCCAATAGAACGACCAAAAGGTCTTGGAAAGCCTACAGTCAATCTACTAAACATATATTTACTTGTCAAACGATTACGCACGCACATCAAAAAAAAGAATCTTTTTTTCCTCTCCATTGACCCGTACCCGCACCTTCCACCGCCCCGTAAATTTAGGATTACTGGTAATCGAAACATATCTGGCTTCAATGGCCAAATTTTTCTCCGCGACCCAGTCCAACTTCATCGCCTCAAAGGCCTTTCCTTCAATGGAAATATCCAATTCAATCTTGTGGTTTCCTGGCCTAACAAATTCTAAGGATACCAAAAAATTATCACCTAACCGAAAAGAGGTTTCACCACATTGTACCCTTTCTTTTTTTGAATTTAATTTACAAATCTGAATGTCTTCTTCTAAAATTTCTGCTTTAATCGGATCAATTCCTGGTCTTGGATGCCAATACATAAAAAGTTCATTCAAAGTATCTCGTTCCGAGTATTGAGTTTTAAATAGTGTTGGAATGGTTGTCACTTCTAATTGTCTGTTTGGTTTATGAACTTCAAAATGGAGATGTGGTCCCTGCGTATAACCAGTATTACCTGAGTATCCAATCAACTGACCCGCTTCTATCATATCACCGACTTTGACAACAACTCCATTTTTCATTAAGTGGGCATAATTCCCCAATGTACCATCTTCATGTTGTATGATGATAAAATTTGCCTTTGAGAGAAGGTCTTTACGAAATCCACCTTCAGAATACTTGGACTCTGTTGCCATCACATAACCTTTTCTAGCTGCATGCACAGGCGTTCCAACGGGAATTCCAAAATCAATCGCATTCGCAAAACTACCGAAATGAGTCACAGAGCCGTTATACCCTTGGACAACTTTCGCTCGAATGCCACGTGCAAAAGGTAATAAGTAACTTACCGAATCATCATGAATACTATCCCAATCTCCTGGTCTGACTCGAAACGCAAAAGAATGGAAGGCATCTTTCGTTCTATCTTCTAAAAAAAACTTTGTAATATAAACTGGCGCGGGGCC is a window of Leptospira kanakyensis DNA encoding:
- a CDS encoding M23 family metallopeptidase — protein: MIRSVVIFFFSFCFSFSIYAESNVTEECNQEWVCLIQTKDEDGIQLSIRNHNPNPKVTNSVLLNATFVNFKTDISFPYFVVVKGPAPVYITKFFLEDRTKDAFHSFAFRVRPGDWDSIHDDSVSYLLPFARGIRAKVVQGYNGSVTHFGSFANAIDFGIPVGTPVHAARKGYVMATESKYSEGGFRKDLLSKANFIIIQHEDGTLGNYAHLMKNGVVVKVGDMIEAGQLIGYSGNTGYTQGPHLHFEVHKPNRQLEVTTIPTLFKTQYSERDTLNELFMYWHPRPGIDPIKAEILEEDIQICKLNSKKERVQCGETSFRLGDNFLVSLEFVRPGNHKIELDISIEGKAFEAMKLDWVAEKNLAIEARYVSITSNPKFTGRWKVRVRVNGEEKKILFFDVRA